DNA sequence from the Sylvia atricapilla isolate bSylAtr1 chromosome 15, bSylAtr1.pri, whole genome shotgun sequence genome:
CAGTGTGCAGCAAGGAGAAGGTAGCACTGAGTTTTGTTCtgagctcctctcccagctcaccTGTGCGAGTGCCGAGCCTGGGAGCACAAATCcacctgtgcacacacacacaggtccAGCAGATCCCTACCCAAATACAAGCACGGCCCCTCCATCTCCGAGGGAGCCAGTGGCTCCTGCAGGGTGTTTAGTGGCTCCTCTGCATTGCTGGGGTAATCCAAGCCCTCCAAAGAGACCCAGCCTGGGGGCTCGGTGGTGACACAGCCGCTGCTCACAGCGCGGGCAGTGTTCTGATCCGGGGGGATCAGAGCAGGACACGGAGCACACCACGGCGCTCTGCAGCGGGATGTCTTTATCGCTGCCGTGTGCTCTGGGCGGCAGGTTCAGCCCCCCAGGCGAGAGCCTGCCCGGCCTCGCTGCTGGCCGGGGCCATGGCGCGGAGCCTCAGGGAGCTCATCCCTTCAGGAGCGCCGGACAAAAGCCTCGGCTGCGTGCTCCGCCACAGCACTCCGTGTCGGGTGTGTTTCCTCCGCCTGTGGAGCAACTTGATTTGCTGCATTAGTAAAAATAGACGGGCTAATGAATTCAGCTGATGCAACCCGCGGGCGCGCGTGCTcgcggcggctccggcggggCGAGCGTGAGTGCGAGAGCGTGTGCGAGCCGCGGCTTCTGCCGGGGCATCCCCGCGCCCGGCGCGTCCGTGTGCGGGCTGTGCATCCCCGTGAGTGTGTGTGAGcgtgtgtgagtgtgtgagcGGCCGCGGCTGCTCGCTGCCGCACGGCTCCGCCGCCAGAAATCgcttggcagcagctctggatggTGGCAGGGCGATAGCAAGGCTCCGAGGcgggctgggggacagcagcGGGGactgtggggacacagaggggtgACAGCGGGGTGTCACCGGAGGGTTGTGGGGCGATAATGGGTTCTCTCTGGGATGTGGTGGGGCGGGAGCAGATCTgcacaggaggctgctgggctAGAATAGGGTCTCTTACAAGGGGCTGTTGGACCAATACTGGATCTCCGCAGGGCCCCGGCGGGGTGATGCGGGTTCTTTTACAGAGGGGTGGATGGATGCTCCCAGGGCCCGGCGCGACAGTGACACGAGAGCgctgtccctggggctgccgCTGGCCGCGGTGCTGACCCGGGCCGCTGGCCGCGGTGCTGACAGGCACGGAGCCGCTGGCCGCGGTGCTGACCCCAGCAGGGGCCGGGCTCCCGGGGCCTCAGCACGCCGGCCAGTCCGGGTTCTCCCGTGGCCTCCAGTCCGGCTGACACGGAGCGTTGTATAGGCTGCAAGCCCGGCTgtcccagagctcagccccgattcctgctgcagcaggatgcCTGTTTGATCCAGGAGCCAGGCTCTCCCAGCCAATGCCAGGCAGGGTGGCACTAACAGCGTGACTGATGGCCTTGCCCGTCTCTTAAGGCCCTCATCTCTCTTCACTACCACGTGGAGATAGTAAACTAGCCAACAGGTTGGACAAGCTCTGTCTTCCTGGCAGTTTCCATCCTGTTCATCCCAGCATCCTCATTGTCTGTGCAATGTTTTGGTGACAGGCTCTTAGACCCTGGCTTTCTTCACTCCTTGCGTCAAATCCGCCCCCCACCACTGCATCATCACTACCGTGGGTGACAAACCCCCCCTGAACGGAGTGACTTCTCTGGCAGTGACGTATCCTATGAAATGTGCACCCTGGAGCGGATTTGGGAGACTGAAGGACTTTGACCTTTGCTTTTGTCAGTTTTTTTCTCACTGGGTTGGGAAGCTGGCACTCCCCTGCTGGGAGATGCTTCCCTATGAGAGAGCAAAGGGAGGCTGTGGCAGAGGGGGGTTGTAAATCTGAGCCTTTCCTGTGGGATCCCAGACCAAGGATGGTTGTACCGAGTGTTGAGCAATCCTGATGATGATGGTCTGCTTGGCCCAGTCATGGAATTTGCAACAGTGGCGtgacagggagaaggaaaaaggacaaatctctgctctcctgctgctttggagTGGCCAAAAAGCACATGGAGGTGTtcgtggagctgctggaacatCGGGGAGGGTCTGTGCTGACACCTCCAAGGCAGACAGCTTTGTGTTTGTCTGTCCATCCACTGTCTCTGGGTCAGGAGGGCCTGGGGAGGTGGTCGGGGTGTCCCTGCACTCAGCAGCTGtgacctccaggggctgtgggagctgttCTTTGCACATCAGAGCAGtgtgccctcagccctgggctgcaggagctgcggggctgcctggctgcaggctgaggctttcctgtggcacaggagggcagctgccagcactgccccttgGTGCCAGAGACGGCAGCTATTACAGCCaactcccctccccagcccgtGCCTCCAGCCCACCTTCTCCACGCTGGGGATTTTCCCCGTGCAAAGATCCACACTGGGGGATGGTAGGAACACCCAAATTCTTGCCTGCTCATTTCCCCAGAGAGAAATGTCTGCCCGGCTTCCCTCCACTGCCGTCCAGATCCTCCTGTGCCCTGAGGCTCGAATCTCTGTCTGCCTTTCTATTTGAAGTGACTTCTCAGCTCGCTCAAAGTTCGGGATTTCTGTGCTCTGGACAGGCAGCCTGAGCGCCCTGGGCAGGGGGGACCCGGCTCAGCTTTCCGAGGCAGGAGTGGGAAAGCTGCTGAACCGACGGAGCCCCCCCGAGCTCGGCCTCAGGCACCAGCCCGAGCTATGAGCTGGTTGGATGCGGTGCCAAAACTCCTGCTGGCTGCATGTGAGTCCGGCGACTTGTCAGCATCTGTCTCCTCCTGTGACTGTCCCCTTGGACTCCCGAGGCTCGGGGCTGCCCCTGTGCCACCACCTGCCCTCTCCCTGGGGGCAACCAGCGTGCCCAGCGGCTCTGGCTGCGGGCTCGGTGCCCCAGCGACAGCCCGTCCGTGCCACCTGGTAATTATCTGTTTGGATTGGTGCTCTGTGGCCGTGTGCGACACCCCGGTGCACGTTCTGTTTACTGCCCTAATCGCTGCCAAGCACCGAGCCGCTGGTTTCAAGTTTCActcttctctcccctccctttctcctgctttcaagCGAGTTTAACACATGTCCAAGCATCGGCGGCCCAGCTCCGCTGTCGGGCGGCGTGAGCGGAGGCAGCAGCGGCTGCATCCAAGCCGGGAGCGGCGCCAGACtgtctgcacagggctgggctcgTCCCCGGAGGCTGGATCTCGCCGGGACGCTGCCACCGAGCCGGGCTGTCTGCTGGCACCTCCGCTCGCACCACGGCAGAGGCTGCGGCAGCTCCCGCCAGCCCCGTCCCACGGCCCCGCTGTGCTGGGAGCGCTGTCCTCGGGAGCTGCCATGTGCCGTGCATCCCGTGGGTTTTCCAGATGTGCCACCGGCACCTGACTGCGCTTCTGAGCTCGTTCTTTGgctggctgctccctccctggctgctccaggagaggtgGATGAGGCCAGGGATGCTGTGAGGGTGAAAGGGATGGGTTGGAAGCAGCAGGGGACCAAGGCTGCATCCTGCTTCAAGGCTGCATGGAGCACCCTCAGCGACCACAGGGTTTGGCCATGAACAGAATGCTCTTCCCTCATGCCCATCCATCTGGGTTTGACTTTTTCCATCCCAAATCAAGCAGCTATAATAATTCCTTTACTTTAATCTTGGGtctgggaggagctggcaggCCGAAAGGTCCTCAGCTCTTGTCACTGCTGGATGGATGTGCCAACCACCCCTTGGGGCTTCAGGGCCAGGTGCCTGTTCCCTGCTCCATGCACTGGAAGATGCATTCCCTTGTGCCCCCAGGGGTTGCCAGAATCAGCTTTTTGGCAGGGTTTGGCGTGGCACTGGCACACAGGGtgcgggcagggcaggcagcagtcGGGCAgggccctgtgccaggccccagctgggcagggggagggggCTGAGCCCCCATCAATAATTCAACTCCATATTTATAGAGGGAAATGCCTTGAATAATGGATGGCGGGTGCGGCGGGGCCCTCGGGAAGCCGCCCTTGCTGCCACTGCAATATTTATTGGCCCAGTTTGCCGCGTGCTGCCCGGCTCCTCCACGCTCCACGAGGgtcagcacagcctggctgctgagTGCTTGGCTGGCGTGGTGAGGACAGGCAGTTCTgttcctctgcctcttcccattcccctccacaaaaatattctggagGCTGGaacctctctgctctggagccaggctgggagagctgggagggttcacctggagaagagaaggctccagggagacccCAGAGtcccttccagggcctaaagtgtctccaggagagctggagagggacttgggacaagggatggagggacaggacacagggaatggcttccaactgccagagggcagggatggatgggatattgggcaggaattgttccctgggagggtggtgaggccctggcacagggtgcccagagaagctgtggctgcccctggatccctggcagtgtccaagaccaggctgaAGCACCCTAGGGTAGTAGAAGGTGGCATGGATTCCACATGGCATGGATGTGGAATGACATGGGCTTTGAGgtaccttccaacccaaaccattctgtggaTCCTTCTCCGTCTCCCATTGGCCATGCTGGATTCAAGGCTCAGAGTGGGGATGTGAATGCCCAGGGACAAACCCCCATCCGTTCCTCATCACAGAAGGACACCAGGGCCAAGCAGCTTCTGGGAAGACCCTCCTGTGTCCTGGACATGTGgcctctgtgcctgtgcccagcagccctgcaccaCCTGTTCCCATGTGCCACCCTGCTCAGGGACCCTCAGGATCTCCCCCATCACTGGTGCCACCCCCTCTCCCAGCCATGGCCACCCTCCCTAGCAgacccacagcccctcacacccCCACCCCTGTGTTACAGAGAGACCTGTGGAAGATGTCGAACCCGAGAAACGGCGACACCAAGCCCCCATGTTTGCCCCGCAATGGACTGGTGAAGATCCCCACGCAACCCAACGGCCTCGGCTCCGCCAGCATCACCAAAGGCACCCCTGCCGTGAAAAACCGCCTGTGCCAGCCTTCCTCCGTGCCTGCCATCCTCAGCCCGGCCTTAGCCCACCGCAGCGACCtgcccatccccagcctggcctCCCCGCTCTCCTTGGCCACTCTGGCCAGTGTCTCCTCCCCTCCCGGCGCTTCCTTGGTGGGACTGAATGCGAGCGAAGGCTCGGAGCAGCCCTCCCCGGAGCGGCTGCCAGGCTCGCCCTCCGAAAGGCAGCTGGCGGTGGACGAGAAGATCCTCAACCGCTTGTTCTGGTACTTTTCAGCCTGCGAGAAGTGCGTGCTGGCGCAGGTGTGCAAGGCGTGGCGGCGGGTGCTCTACCAGCCCAAGTTCTGGGTGGGCTTGACGCCCGTCCTGCACACCAAAGAGCTCTACAACATCCTGCCCAGTGGAGAGAAGGAGTTCGTCAGCCTGCAGGGCTTCGCCGTCCGCGGCTTCGACGGCTTCTGCCTCGTGGGCGTCTCCGACCTGGACATTTGTGAGTTCATTGACAACTACCCCCTCTCCAAGAAGGGGGTCAAGTCCATGAGCCTTAAGAGGTCGACCATCACAGATGCAGGGTTGGAGGTAGGTGACCCTGCTGAAGTGACCAGGGTGGCTGAGATGTGCTGGTGGTGGGTCAGTCCTGGTGGCCTTGGGGACACACACGTGGGCAGAGCTTTCACTGGTCTCAGGGAAGGGGCAGGCAGGTGGCATGGCCATCCCAcaggtgctggcagccctgggaggcCCTGCCTGTGGtctgggctgtgggatgggtgcagcctgtgcagggtcaggggGCTGTCAGGGCTtcatccctgctgcctgtgggtgctgccagggaggcagagccaggtcaggtggctgtgctgctgggtggTGACGTGGCAGTGGGTGACAAGCAGGGCCCTGGGAATGAGAAATTCCTGCTTGGCTGGCTGGTCCCCAAGAAGGTGGTCACCCAAGGGTCAGATAGAGACAGGGCAATTGAGGGGGCCACGCAAGGTCCCCCACTGAGATCTTTGctctgtgccatgtgccatgGCAGCACCAGCCGCTCCGTGGGCACATCTCACCCGAGTAATTCCTGTGTTGGGAGCAGGCATCAATCCCaaccctgccagcagcacctgggacagtgctggggctgcacccAGGGGTCCCTGCCTGCTCACTCCCATTCCCCACTGATGCTCGTGTGTTGTACAGCAGGCCCATGCCAGGGAGGTCCCAGGGAGAAGGTTGGACCCAGGCAAGACTGGGAGTAGTGAGAAGAGCCACAGGAGGCTCAGAGGGAGCCAGggcggggacacagggatgcaCAAGGGTGGGTGGCAGTGGCCAGCATGGCCTGATCCCCTGCCCCTCGGCAGGTGATGCTGGAGCAGATGCAGGGCGTGGTGCGGCTGGAGCTGTCGGGCTGCAACGACTTCACAGAGGCCGGGCTGTGGTCCAGCCTCAACGCCCGCATCACAGCGCTGAGCGTCAGCGACTGCATCAACGTGGCCGACGACGCCATTGCCGCCATCTCGCAGCTCCTGCCCAACCTCACCGAGCTCAACCTGCAAGCCTACCACGTGACGGACACGGCGCTCGCCTACTTCACCGCCAAGCAGGGCTACACCACCCACACCCTGCGCCTCAACTCCTGCTGGGAGATCACCAACCACGGCGTGGTCAACATGGTCCACAGCCTGCCCAACCTGAGCGTCCTCAGCCTCTCGGGCTGCTCCAAGGTGACGGATGACGGCGTGGAGCTGGTGGCCGAGAACCTGCGGAAGCTGCGCAGCCTCGACCTGTCCTGGTGTCCCCGCATCACCGACATGGCCCTGGAGTACATTGCCTGCGACCTGCACaagctggaggagctggtgctCGACAGGTaaagggctgtgctgagccgtgctgtgctgtgccaagCCATGCCATGCCATGTTGAGCCATGCCGggccatgccatgccatgctAAGCTATGCCAAGCAGTGCCAAGTCATGCCATAGCGTGCTGAGCCATGCCATGCTATgcatgccatgccatgccatgccgAGCTATGCTGTGCCATGTCACCCCATGACAAACCATGCCGTGCAAAGCCGTGCCATGCTGAGCCACGCTGGAAACAGAGGGTACAGCACGAGGGCCATGGTTTGGGGACACCCATGGGTGGCCAGCTGGCCCTGACACCCCGTGTCCTGGCAGGTGCGTGCGGATCACCGACACCGGCCTCAGCTACCTGTCCACCATGTCATCCCTGCGGAGCCTCTACCTGCGCTGGTGCTGCCAGGTAGGTGTGGAACACGGCTGTGCCTGTCCTGGCTCGGCACAGCAGAGAGGGCATGGTGGcacctccctggggatgggCAATGAGCTCAGGGTGGGCTCCTGGGGCTAGCTGAAGACCCCAAGACTTGGTGCCAGGAGGCAGAGAGCTCCTGTGAGCCCAGCAGGACTCAGCTCTGGCACCCTGACCCTGCATCCTTGTCCCAGTACCAGTATCCCCAGtaccctgctgcagcaccaggctcctgctctggctccctgctccctgtcacACAGCCCAGACCCAGTACCCCAACCCTGCACCCAAAATCCTGCCCCAGCATCCTGCTGCAACATCCTGCTCAGgctcccctccccagcacccagctccctgcaccCTGTCCCATCACagttccctgccctggcacccagagccagcacaCTGCCCCAGCATCCTGCACCCCGCTTCAGGCCCCCAGTCCTGGCACCTGGTTCCCCACCCCAGCTCGGCAATGCTGAGCCCTCCCTGGTGCTGTGattgtccccactgtcccccctcatccccatcccttcTTCTTTTCCAGGTGCAGGATTTTGGGCTGAAGCACCTCCTGGGCATGGGCAGCCTGCGCCTCCTCTCGCTGGCTGGTGAGGACCTCACCCTGCTACCAGGGACCCCACGGGGCTGGGGAGGAACAGGGCATGGGGACAACAGagagagccctggggacagcctggggacagccagcatCCCATCAAGCCAGCAGGCtccctcacccagcccagcttGTGGGGAAAGATCCACAGCTGGGCTCCTGGGGTgctgtgttttttggggtggtggcATTTTGAGAGCTATGGTTTTGGGATTCAAATTTTCTGGGGTGCTGGTTTTTGAGGAGCTGTTTTGGGGTGCgcttttttaaatgcctttttttttttttttctttatttttctttttttccctttaatattGGTGCTTTAAGGTGCTGGGTTTTTAGACTGACCTTGGGGTGCAGGTGTTTTGAGTGTCGTTTTTCAGGATGCTGGTATTTTAGAACACTATTCTGTAGCATGGTGGTTTTCAtggttgggggggggggtgttgggCGCTAATTTTGATGGCCTTGATATTTTGAGGTGCAGATGCTTTAAGGTACTGGGTTTTGAGTGCCTTTTTGAGTGCTGGATTTTTTGGATGCTTACATTTTGGGTgatattttggatttttggagtacttttttttttagcacacTCTTTTTTTGGGTTCTGTCTTTTGGGTGTGGTGAATTTTGAGGTGCTGGGGTTTTGAGGTCCTGATCCTTTGGTCCTATTTGAGGAGAGTCTGGTGTTTTGGGATGCTGGTGCCTTTGAGATGCTGGTTTTTGGGATGCTATTTTTTGGGGGGCGCTGGCGCTTTGGGCTGACAGTGCACCCTGTCTCCTTGCAGGCTGCCCCTTGCTGACCACCACGGGGCTGTCGgggctggtgcagctgcaggagctggaggagctggagctcacCAACTGCCCCGGGGCCACCCCGGAGCTCTTCAAGTACTTCTCCCAGCACCTCCCGTGCTGCATGGTGATCGAGTAGCGCCGGACCCGGCCGCCCGCTcccgcgcccgccccggccgccaTCGCCCACCCCATCTCCCTCCGGCTGCCGGGGGATTCGAGAGACGCCCCCGATTCCAACCGAGCCCGAATTTCCCCCGCATCGACGCCGCCGAGGGACGCGGGGCTCCGGGGGGAGATGGAGGAAGGCGTCGCCCCTGGCCAGAGACCCCCGGGTACCATGTAAATTCCCCTCACGCCGCCGCCATCGCCCGTGCTCCTCCCGGTGTCCTGCCAATCCCTTTCTGGACAGACGAACGGACATCACGAAAGCCCAAAGTGGGAAGGCGACGCTGTGTGACCCCCCCGGCCGCATCCTGCTCCCCCCGCCCCGGTGCTGAGCGGGCACACGGCCCCGCCACCTAGGATGCTCCTGGGTACCAAAGgatgctcccagggatgggcgAGAGGAGGATGCTTATTTTTGGGTGGCAGCGGAGGCTGGATGGGTCCCCCCACGCCCCCAGAGCGGGTCACCGAGCTCAcacccccccgccccccccacCGTGCTGcgtgtcccctccagcccccagccccgcctTTGGGGCGCTTCCTCCCGGTGAATAGGATGTCCCtctccgcccgcccgccgccctcGCATGCTCGCTTGCTTCAATCTCGTGCTACGGCAGGTTTTGGGGTACCGGGGGGGACGGTGACAAGTGACAGCTCCCACTGAGCCCCTCCACGCGGCTTCGCCCCGGCCGGATCCTGCCCCGGACGCCGGGCTCTCCTGGCGAGCATCCCCCGTCGCCCTGGGGACCTCACTGCACCCCATGGGGCCGTGGGAGTGACGCCAACGCCGAGGAGCGTCCCATCCGTCTGGGATGGGATATCTCGGGGGACCAGGGCCAGGTCTGAGCCTCTACGACGACACCGGCAGCACAGAGAGACGACAGGAGGTGGCACCTAGGACACGCTGCCACCGCTACCGCTCTTCCAGCTGAAAAGCCATCGCCCCGGTGCCAGCGGCAAGCGGGGGACCGGGGGGACTCCTGGGCTGAGCCGAGACGGGACCGAGCCGGCGTGGGGCTGGGGTCCGAGCCCACGGGGACCCATCGCGGGAGGGGCTCGGTGGCCGCCCCGGGGCGCTGCCCGCCGCCACACCAGCCGCGGGAGGAGTGTGGGCATGGATATGGACATGGACAGGGGCACGGACACGGGATGGGCACggacacggacacacggacacgcTTTCggtttgttttgcctttgtACCGGCCGGGAAGGAACTGCTGCACCAACAGCCGCCTCCGCTCCCTCCTTTGTCCGAAACGCCCCTTTCTGACCCCGAAATGGCACGAAGGCCCTCGTGGCTCTGGAAGGGGGTTTGGGAGTCCCCGAGGCTGCGGGAcagggtggcactgctgggactcGGAGCACCCTGGTACGGGGGTAGGGGGCTGCCTGCGCCCCCAAACCCGGCAGTGTCCCTGGACACGGGGACCAGGCAGGACAGCGGCACGCAAAGGGTCCCCCCACCCCTGCAGGTGACAGCGGCAGATTTGGGGTGCCATAGCCCTGCACAAGTGCCTGGTCCCAGGTTACACAGAGGGCCCCCATACCCTTCTCTGCACACCCAATGGCAGTGGCCCCCATACCCCTTGCACCCCAACTCCCTTGTGCACCCCTCCAGTGCATCTGTACACCACCGATGCATCCCATATCCTCTCGGCACCCTCATTTCCCGCCCTGCAGCCAGGCCCACAAAGCACTCACACACACCCCTGAACCGCATCGATGTCCCTGCTTCCCCATCCCTCATACACCCACATCCCTCTGGCACCCCCACTATCCGGGACCCCACATCTCCCTGGCAGCCTCCCCAGTGCACACCTTACAACCTGCCACAGCGCCCCATGGCAGTGTGCCCCCATCCCCCCCAGTGCACCCACACACCCTTGTGCATCCGTATAAGGCTGCAGTTCACTCCTAGACCCCAAATGCACCCCATATCCCCTCGGCATCCCCATTTCCCACCCTGACCCCTAACGCACCCACATCCCGCTAAACCTCATTTTCTCCTGCACTCCCAGTCCCTCTGGGATACACCTCTGGCATCCTCATTCCTCCCCGGATCCCACATCTCGCTGACACTTCCGGATACACCGCGTAACCCCCTGCTactctctttctcctcctgcagccccagtcCCCAGTACACCTCCTATCCCTCCAGCACCCCCGTTCATCCCAGAGAACCCCCGTCCCCAGTGCACCCCACGTCCCTCCGACATCCCCAGCCAAGGCACCTCATGTCCTCCAATTCCCATTTATCCTTGCACCCCTATTCCTACTGCACCCCACGTCCCTGTGGCACCCCCACATCCCTCTGGGACCCCCGGATCCCGCATTGCCGCGGACCCCAAGGCTCAATGCCCGCCTTGTCCCCCCGCCCCCAGCGCGCCCCACTCCgcgagggggcggggcctggggtTTGGGCGGGGCTTCAAGCACAGGGGCGGGGCGTCTGAGCGGCGCGGAGTGGGCGGGGCCTGGTTGAGTCCTAGTGGAAGGGAGTGGTGCATAAAAATATGGGCGTGGTCTTGTCACAGAGGGGTGGGACTGAACGGCAAGCCACCGCGGACGGGGCGTGGTCTGTGGGCAGGGGGCGGGTCAGGACGGCGGGGGGGTCCGGCCTAGCGGTAGGGGCGTGTCCCAGTGGCGGAAGGGGGCGTGGCCTGGCGGGAGTtccgcggcggcggcggcggggcctgCTCGGCCCGAGCTGCTGGCGGGGACACCGGCACCAGGTACGGCTTCGGGAACGGCACCAGGCACCGGGGCCTCGCACGGAGCGGGTCCGGGTGGCAGCGGCAGGGGTCTCTCTGAGGCGGGAGGCGGTTGTGAGTGGGCCCTGGGGGATGTGAGGAGTGGGAAGGGCTTCTGAGGAGGGTATAGGGTGGAGAGGGTCTCTGAGAGAACGCTGAGTGGGCTCTGAAGGGCTGAGGGGGTCCTGAAGGGGCTCTGGGTCAGGAGCGCGCCCTGCAGAGGGCGAAGTGTGGGGTTTGAGGGGTCCTGGGGGGCTGTGGGTCAGGAGGAGGGGGATGTAGTGTGTGAGAGGGCTGTGGGTCAGGAGAGGGCCCTGATGAGGGGAGTGTGGGATATGAGGGTCTGGGGGATGGCGTCAAGGGGTAGGAGGGGACCCTAAGGGTGCTCTGAGAGtgggaaggggctctgagggggtGGGGATGTGAGGAATGAGGGATCTGTGGGACCTGGcaagggaagggcagaggggctggagagggcagTGCTGTGGCAGGAGCTCCAGAGCCTGGCTCTAGAGGACACAGCCCGTGGGACCCTGCGATCTGTCCAGGAAATTTGGAGTAGCTGCTGCCCCGCCTCTGCTAGAGAAGGAGGCTGATCCCCTGGTTCTTGCAGGCTTTGGAGCTCCAAGTGCCCCACGGAGGTGACCGTGGCCTCACTTCACCTCACCTCTGCTGTGGACACTGCTCATTTCAGCCACGGCGCTGTACTTGACCTATATTAtcagcaacagcaaaacatCTCAGGGTGTGGCtgaggagggaagaaggaacCAAGAGGAGGTTTTCAGGAACTCCCTGAGAGGGAGCcacagaaggcagcaggaggagaaccCAGTGGGGCTGTATCTCCCTCTCTCAGGCGGCTCAGTGGCCACTGTAGCCTCTTACCTCCCATTGATGCAGCCACAAAAAGCCACCATCAGAGCCACCAGGGCCCAGCAGGAGCCACGGgagcccagcctgtccctgcccagctctggctgaggTGGAGCAGGGCGGGCGTGTGGGTGTGCAGGCAGCCTTCAGGAGAGAGGACAGCACCCCGAGGACAGCCATGGAGAAGATGG
Encoded proteins:
- the FBXL16 gene encoding F-box/LRR-repeat protein 16, coding for MSNPRNGDTKPPCLPRNGLVKIPTQPNGLGSASITKGTPAVKNRLCQPSSVPAILSPALAHRSDLPIPSLASPLSLATLASVSSPPGASLVGLNASEGSEQPSPERLPGSPSERQLAVDEKILNRLFWYFSACEKCVLAQVCKAWRRVLYQPKFWVGLTPVLHTKELYNILPSGEKEFVSLQGFAVRGFDGFCLVGVSDLDICEFIDNYPLSKKGVKSMSLKRSTITDAGLEVMLEQMQGVVRLELSGCNDFTEAGLWSSLNARITALSVSDCINVADDAIAAISQLLPNLTELNLQAYHVTDTALAYFTAKQGYTTHTLRLNSCWEITNHGVVNMVHSLPNLSVLSLSGCSKVTDDGVELVAENLRKLRSLDLSWCPRITDMALEYIACDLHKLEELVLDRCVRITDTGLSYLSTMSSLRSLYLRWCCQVQDFGLKHLLGMGSLRLLSLAGCPLLTTTGLSGLVQLQELEELELTNCPGATPELFKYFSQHLPCCMVIE